A DNA window from Gammaproteobacteria bacterium contains the following coding sequences:
- a CDS encoding MFS transporter, whose amino-acid sequence MNQEQRKVVALSAMGGMLEFYDFTIYGLFAVYFAAQFFPSGDRFAAIMATYAVFLIGYVARPIGGIIFSHIGDEIGRKTVLILTMVLMGVASLGIGFLPTYEKIGIWAPTLMVLLRLLQGLAIGGELPSTIVYVTESIPEQRGLAIGGTFAGALSGLIPGMLINIVMTHVLTTEQINAFGWRIPFILGGFLCFIAYQIRRKLHETSAFTALKQHDKFPLVELIRHHFGKLIIGIGLVSILATPVMLVLLFMPTYLIKVLNFPVEKVSNVIFCATILCIVSVYIAGRLTNRFSSEQLMKKSLIGLVIGAAVCYFMLYSGYNLMAAVVLFALFQGALVVFPLV is encoded by the coding sequence ATGAACCAAGAGCAAAGAAAAGTTGTCGCCTTATCTGCTATGGGCGGCATGTTAGAATTCTATGACTTTACTATTTATGGTTTATTTGCCGTGTATTTTGCAGCACAGTTTTTCCCCAGTGGAGATCGTTTTGCGGCCATTATGGCGACTTACGCTGTATTTTTGATTGGTTATGTTGCGCGCCCAATTGGCGGGATTATTTTTAGTCATATTGGTGATGAAATAGGCCGAAAAACAGTACTGATTCTTACTATGGTATTAATGGGTGTGGCCTCATTAGGTATAGGGTTTTTGCCAACGTACGAAAAAATTGGCATTTGGGCGCCGACACTTATGGTCTTGTTGCGGTTATTACAAGGATTGGCGATTGGTGGTGAATTACCGAGTACGATTGTTTATGTAACAGAGTCTATTCCCGAGCAACGTGGATTAGCGATTGGCGGAACTTTCGCAGGAGCATTATCAGGATTAATCCCCGGAATGTTGATTAACATTGTGATGACACATGTTTTAACGACAGAGCAAATCAATGCGTTTGGTTGGCGTATACCTTTTATCTTGGGTGGTTTTTTGTGTTTTATTGCTTATCAAATTCGTCGCAAATTGCATGAAACATCAGCGTTTACCGCATTAAAACAGCACGATAAATTTCCATTAGTTGAATTAATCCGGCATCATTTTGGAAAATTAATTATTGGTATTGGCTTAGTTAGTATTCTTGCTACTCCTGTGATGTTAGTCTTGCTTTTTATGCCAACTTATTTAATAAAAGTTCTTAATTTTCCTGTGGAAAAAGTGAGCAATGTTATTTTTTGTGCGACAATACTCTGTATCGTTTCTGTTTATATTGCAGGTAGATTGACGAATCGTTTTTCATCAGAACAACTGATGAAAAAATCTTTAATTGGTCTCGTGATTGGTGCAGCAGTTTGTTATTTTATGCTTTATTCTGGCTATAATTTAATGGCGGCGGTTGTTTTATTTGCTTTATTTCAAGGAGCGTTGGTCGTATTTCCATTAGTG